GGGATGGGACCAGCAGGGGAGCTCCGATACCCATCTTACCCAGAGCTTAACGGGACATGGAAATTCCCTGGAATTGGAGCTTTCCAATGCTTCGACAAGGTATACATTCGATAAATGCTTCTGGGAGTTCGCTCGATTTGTTTCTCTAATTCAGTTCATTGTTTGGGTTCTTACATGATCTCTTGTTGGGTGTTTGATGAATGTATGCAGTACATGCTCAGTAGTTTGAAAGCTGCAGCTGAAGCTTCGGGGAAACCAGACTGGGGGAACGGAGGCCCTACAGATGCAGGACACTACAACAATTGGCCTGAAGACACCCAGTTCTTCCGCAGAGAAGGCGGAGGTTGGAACAGCTCTTACGGGGAATTCTTCCTCTCTTGGTACTCAGAAATGCTTTTGAACCACGGAGAGCGGATACTGTCATCAGCCCAGTCAATCTTCAAAAGCACAGGCATCAAGATCTCTGTGAAAATCGCAGGCATCCATTGGCACTACGGAACCCGATCCCACGCACCAGAGCTCACCGCAGGGTACTACAACACCCGCTTCAGAGACGGCTACATACCCATCGCACGAATGCTGTCACGCCACGGAGCAATTTTCAACTTCACCTGCATCGAGATGCGCGATCACGAGCAACCCCAAGACGCTCAGTGTGCGCCCGAAAAGCTCGTTCGGCAAGTGGCTTTAGCGACTAGAGAGGCTAATGTGCCTCTTGCTGGGGAGAACGCGTTGCCACGGTATGATGAGTATGCGCACGAGCAGATACTGCACGCGTCTTCATTGAATCTTGGTGGTGGCGATGgagggaagaagggagaggagcaAGAGATGTGTGCTTTCACATATTTGAGAATGAACCCGCAATTGTTTCAGGAGGATAACTGGAGGAGATTTGTGGGGTttgtgaagaagatgagggaagGAAAGAATGGGAATCGGTGTTGGGAGCAAGTGGAGAGGGAAGCGGAGCACTTTGTGCATATTACTCAGCCATTGGTGCAAGAGGCTGTGGTTGCCCTGAGTCACTAGTCTCCATGAACATTGGACAACACTGgttttttaagggttttttcTTGAAGATGTAATCaaatttaagaaagaaaaaagaggaagaacagtGAGGAATGAGAGTAAATAGAATCTCTATAaactgtttctttctttttgggttttactTTCTCCATTGTTGTTGCTCGTTAGATCGTTGTGCATAGATAATATGATAAAAGTTTTATTACAATGCAGtacttatctctctctctctctctctctctctctccccctctatTGTCTTTTTTTGGGGTTCAGATGAGAGAAAAGATGGAAGAATCATGGaaggtctctctttctctcatgtgACATCTGCAAGTGAGAcgagaaataaaaggaaaagtatTGTTACACATCTTTCTCGTATGATGTCTGCAATCGAGAGAGTTCAAGAAGAGACAAGATGTAGGGTATTGTCCAAATAATAATTGATCAGCAACAATATTGTTTAAGGGAAATTGCACCGATCTACTAGTTAAATA
The sequence above is a segment of the Telopea speciosissima isolate NSW1024214 ecotype Mountain lineage chromosome 7, Tspe_v1, whole genome shotgun sequence genome. Coding sequences within it:
- the LOC122667374 gene encoding beta-amylase 1, chloroplastic-like; this encodes MASLNITHQIGSLSGIPIQSESVTSNGDTTGVLSAAAVWKTQPSNLRCRIKKQGPEMEALSPPVSPLSTKSPCKSTSPVFGAMRPDLSVACQALVADRTESAYSVVEEEEEEVWEYMEGGAAQVVKGVKGNGVPVYVMMPLDSVTMNNGVNRRKAMNASLLALKSAGVEGIMMDVWWGLVEREAPGSYNWGGYSELLEMAKKHGLKVQAVMSFHQCGGNVGDSCTIPLPKWVVEEMDKDQDLAYTDQWGRRNYEYISLGCDTLPVLKGRTPVQCYSDFMRAFRDNFKHLLGDTIIEIQVGMGPAGELRYPSYPELNGTWKFPGIGAFQCFDKYMLSSLKAAAEASGKPDWGNGGPTDAGHYNNWPEDTQFFRREGGGWNSSYGEFFLSWYSEMLLNHGERILSSAQSIFKSTGIKISVKIAGIHWHYGTRSHAPELTAGYYNTRFRDGYIPIARMLSRHGAIFNFTCIEMRDHEQPQDAQCAPEKLVRQVALATREANVPLAGENALPRYDEYAHEQILHASSLNLGGGDGGKKGEEQEMCAFTYLRMNPQLFQEDNWRRFVGFVKKMREGKNGNRCWEQVEREAEHFVHITQPLVQEAVVALSH